In Gemmata obscuriglobus, a single genomic region encodes these proteins:
- a CDS encoding PVC-type heme-binding CxxCH protein — translation MPRFSLAFALALLVSLGGLAPPGRLLAQKEFGFDNRKGSGQPYLKPDETVAKFKVADEFEVKLFAGEPQVVNPVAFTIDEKGRVWVVECFEYPNRTPKGKAPRDRIVILEDTDGDGVCDKRTVFAEGKDFPVPEERAKAGLGAFDLCTGIEVGHGGVFVGAAPYLYFIENKNDKPGKFEVLLKGFGSQDTHETLNTFQWGPDGWLYGLHGVFTQSNVQSADGPETRMNAAVWRYHPKQKKFEVFAEGTSNPWGMDWRNSDGQFILACCVIPHLYHIVPGGIYKRQAGASYNPHAYGFINEICDHTFHKESGWAHAGLISLDAPHMPKRFQNSVIFGSIHGCSIKQNVLKPNGSSYTAARGDDFLQSGDKNVRPINLKWGPAGDIYLIDWHDQNPCHQTAPDQWDYERGRVYRIQLKGTKTKKAEDLGKKSTAELAKLLDDNGPYHWRTALRLLGERLNDTSERAQCLKAMAESSGHGGRSLLIYTYITNIMDRESAEATLKNAKRLLNVLKADGKTVDAAALGFMVRGLADAGLSGDAISFLTDLGNQVPPRARRELASAAVRLGDNHDVAPLLRALLAHKEDAKDPIIPHLVWLAYEKVLTQERKAPAETRADAPRSPTESELAWLAEQAPDNIFVRDSIVPKVMRRLVATGKPEDLKQCVEFVAKVKDAATREKALDGLALALDKQAVTAPVAWAALQAEIAKENNPKLVALANKLAVSFRDPVAVKRALDVAANPKLPIEARGEAVRQLALLKPSEALPLLVALASKAPDTPDALRAEAVRALAAFDGPTVPNALLGNWKDVPKSVRPDAVNTLSTRKEWARALLTALADKKLDRAEVTDNTVLRIQAFNDKELNALIEKAWGRTRATPAELAKLIDKTRDSLYETPASFERGQKVFEANCGKCHKFDGKGAEVGPPLDGAGRDIEYLLANVLDPNRVIGAPYFLRTARLLDDTVFSGLLAEEDDKTITLKLENAVVKKIKKEDLAEPVRVAEKSLMPEGLGYNMTPQDFRDLVCYVMANPFVTAATVNGTKLKVGVPGRLVLPDTKGAPAVLEAEFTAPVELKTKLLIGSTGDYELRLDGKAIGTGKGAGKDVRPDRDGVEVTLPAGTHTLTVVVKGAGVNVVYARFLDPDRKLRYPEPAEKK, via the coding sequence ATGCCGCGATTCTCCCTCGCGTTCGCCCTTGCGCTACTCGTTTCGCTTGGGGGGCTCGCGCCCCCGGGCCGCCTACTCGCGCAAAAGGAGTTCGGGTTCGACAACCGCAAGGGGTCCGGGCAACCGTACCTCAAGCCCGACGAAACCGTCGCGAAGTTCAAGGTCGCCGACGAGTTCGAGGTGAAGCTGTTCGCCGGCGAACCGCAGGTGGTCAACCCGGTCGCGTTCACCATTGATGAGAAAGGCCGCGTCTGGGTCGTTGAGTGCTTCGAGTATCCCAACCGGACCCCGAAGGGCAAGGCTCCCCGCGACCGCATCGTGATCCTCGAAGACACCGACGGCGACGGCGTGTGCGACAAACGCACCGTGTTTGCCGAGGGGAAGGACTTCCCGGTGCCCGAGGAGCGCGCGAAGGCGGGATTGGGTGCGTTCGACCTGTGTACCGGAATCGAGGTCGGGCACGGCGGGGTGTTCGTCGGCGCGGCGCCGTACCTCTACTTCATCGAGAACAAGAACGACAAACCCGGCAAGTTCGAAGTGCTGCTGAAGGGCTTCGGCAGCCAGGACACGCACGAGACGCTCAACACCTTTCAGTGGGGGCCGGACGGCTGGCTGTACGGCCTGCACGGCGTGTTCACCCAGAGCAACGTGCAGTCCGCGGACGGCCCCGAGACCCGCATGAACGCCGCCGTGTGGCGGTACCACCCGAAGCAGAAGAAGTTCGAGGTGTTCGCCGAGGGCACCAGCAACCCGTGGGGCATGGACTGGCGCAACTCCGACGGACAGTTCATCCTCGCGTGCTGCGTGATCCCGCACCTGTACCACATCGTCCCGGGCGGTATCTACAAGCGCCAGGCCGGCGCGAGCTACAACCCGCACGCCTACGGCTTCATCAACGAGATCTGCGACCACACGTTCCACAAGGAGAGCGGGTGGGCGCACGCCGGTCTCATCTCGCTCGACGCGCCGCACATGCCGAAGCGGTTCCAGAACAGCGTGATCTTCGGCAGCATCCACGGGTGTAGCATCAAGCAAAACGTTCTGAAGCCGAACGGCAGTTCGTACACAGCGGCCCGCGGCGACGACTTCCTCCAGAGCGGCGACAAAAACGTTCGGCCCATCAACCTGAAGTGGGGGCCGGCGGGCGACATCTACCTGATCGACTGGCACGACCAGAACCCGTGCCACCAGACCGCGCCGGACCAGTGGGACTACGAGCGCGGCCGCGTGTACCGCATCCAGCTCAAGGGCACCAAGACGAAGAAAGCGGAGGACTTGGGGAAGAAATCAACTGCCGAACTCGCAAAGCTGTTAGACGATAATGGCCCGTACCACTGGCGAACGGCACTAAGGCTGTTAGGTGAACGGCTCAATGACACGTCGGAGAGGGCACAGTGCCTCAAAGCAATGGCGGAGAGCAGCGGGCATGGGGGCCGTTCGTTGCTGATCTACACGTACATCACCAACATCATGGATCGGGAGAGTGCCGAAGCAACACTGAAGAACGCCAAGCGGCTCCTTAATGTGCTGAAAGCCGACGGGAAAACGGTTGACGCGGCTGCACTTGGTTTCATGGTCCGGGGTTTGGCCGATGCGGGCCTGTCCGGAGATGCTATCAGCTTCTTGACCGACCTGGGCAATCAAGTGCCTCCCCGCGCCCGCCGCGAACTCGCCTCGGCCGCCGTTCGCCTCGGCGACAATCACGACGTGGCGCCGCTGCTCCGCGCCCTCCTGGCACACAAAGAGGATGCGAAAGATCCGATCATCCCGCACTTGGTCTGGCTCGCCTACGAAAAGGTGCTGACGCAGGAGCGCAAGGCGCCCGCGGAAACCCGGGCTGACGCCCCCCGCTCGCCGACGGAGAGCGAACTCGCGTGGCTCGCCGAGCAGGCGCCCGACAACATCTTCGTGCGCGACTCCATCGTTCCCAAGGTGATGCGCCGGCTGGTCGCCACTGGGAAGCCCGAAGACCTGAAACAGTGCGTCGAGTTCGTTGCGAAAGTGAAGGACGCCGCCACCCGCGAGAAGGCGCTCGACGGCCTCGCCCTGGCGCTCGACAAGCAAGCGGTGACCGCGCCGGTCGCGTGGGCCGCACTCCAGGCCGAAATCGCGAAGGAGAACAACCCGAAACTCGTCGCACTCGCGAACAAACTCGCGGTCAGCTTCCGCGACCCGGTTGCGGTGAAGCGGGCGCTCGACGTTGCGGCCAACCCGAAGCTCCCGATCGAGGCGCGCGGCGAGGCCGTGCGGCAGCTCGCATTGCTCAAGCCATCCGAGGCGCTGCCCCTGCTAGTCGCACTCGCGAGCAAGGCGCCGGACACCCCCGATGCCCTGCGCGCGGAGGCCGTGCGGGCGCTCGCTGCGTTCGACGGTCCGACCGTGCCGAACGCCCTCCTCGGCAACTGGAAGGATGTGCCGAAGAGCGTGCGCCCCGACGCGGTCAACACCCTCAGCACCCGCAAGGAGTGGGCACGAGCGCTGCTCACCGCGCTGGCGGACAAGAAGCTCGACCGGGCCGAGGTGACGGACAACACCGTCCTCCGCATTCAGGCGTTCAACGATAAGGAGTTGAACGCGCTGATCGAAAAGGCGTGGGGCCGGACCCGCGCCACGCCCGCGGAACTCGCCAAGCTGATCGACAAGACCCGCGACTCGCTGTACGAGACGCCGGCGTCGTTCGAGCGCGGCCAGAAAGTGTTCGAGGCGAACTGCGGAAAGTGCCACAAGTTCGACGGCAAGGGCGCCGAAGTCGGGCCGCCCCTCGACGGCGCCGGCCGCGACATCGAGTACCTGCTCGCCAACGTGCTCGACCCGAACCGCGTCATCGGGGCGCCGTACTTCCTGCGCACCGCCCGGCTGCTCGACGACACCGTGTTCTCGGGGCTGCTCGCGGAAGAGGACGACAAAACCATCACGCTGAAGCTCGAAAACGCCGTCGTGAAGAAGATCAAGAAGGAAGACCTCGCGGAACCGGTGCGCGTCGCCGAGAAGTCGCTGATGCCCGAGGGGCTGGGCTACAACATGACGCCGCAGGACTTCCGCGATCTCGTCTGCTACGTGATGGCGAACCCGTTCGTGACCGCTGCCACGGTCAACGGAACGAAACTGAAGGTGGGCGTTCCAGGGCGGCTGGTGCTCCCGGACACGAAAGGCGCCCCCGCGGTGCTGGAAGCCGAGTTCACCGCACCTGTGGAACTGAAGACGAAGCTCCTCATCGGCTCGACCGGAGACTACGAACTGCGCCTGGACGGGAAGGCGATCGGAACGGGTAAAGGCGCGGGCAAGGACGTTCGTCCCGACCGTGACGGTGTTGAAGTGACGCTCCCGGCGGGCACGCACACGCTGACGGTGGTCGTGAAGGGGGCGGGGGTGAACGTCGTGTACGCCCGGTTCCTCGACCCGGACCGCAAGCTCCGCTACCCCGAACCGGCCGAGAAGAAGTAA